In the genome of Anabrus simplex isolate iqAnaSimp1 chromosome 6, ASM4041472v1, whole genome shotgun sequence, one region contains:
- the LOC136875484 gene encoding general odorant-binding protein 83a isoform X1 → MTATMKIILFGFFALFGTSVLAQDDDLKEMMDMLHQTCVEKISINEDLINRANKGDFVDDPNLKCYMKCIFVETSSMTEDGAFDADATIAMMPDKIKGEASKAINSCKGESGADACEIAFNIHKCLYKANPQLYFLI, encoded by the exons ATGACAGCAACCATGAAGATAattctctttggattttttgccCTGTTTGGAACTTCAGTGCTG GCCCAGGATGATGACCTGAAGGAAATGATGGATATGCTTCATCAAACATGTGTCGAGAAGATAAGTATTAATGAAG ATCTCATTAACCGAGCTAACAAAGGTGACTTCGTGGATGATCCAAACCTGAAG TGCTACATGAAATGCATATTCGTGGAAACCTCCAGT ATGACTGAAGATGGTGCCTTTGATGCCGACGCTACAATTGCAATGATGCCAGACAAAATCAAAGGAGAAGCATCCAAGGCTATCAATTCTTGCAAAGGCGAGA GTGGAGCTGATGCTTGTGAAATCGCATTCAACATCCACAAGTGTTTGTACAAGGCAAATCCTCAG CTATACTTCCTCATCTAA
- the LOC136875484 gene encoding general odorant-binding protein 83a isoform X2, producing MSRPAQLAGSGQRDLHTARAQDDDLKEMMDMLHQTCVEKISINEDLINRANKGDFVDDPNLKCYMKCIFVETSSMTEDGAFDADATIAMMPDKIKGEASKAINSCKGESGADACEIAFNIHKCLYKANPQLYFLI from the exons ATGTCCAGGCCTGCACAACTGGCTGGTAGCGGGCAACGTGATCTTCACACTGCCAGA GCCCAGGATGATGACCTGAAGGAAATGATGGATATGCTTCATCAAACATGTGTCGAGAAGATAAGTATTAATGAAG ATCTCATTAACCGAGCTAACAAAGGTGACTTCGTGGATGATCCAAACCTGAAG TGCTACATGAAATGCATATTCGTGGAAACCTCCAGT ATGACTGAAGATGGTGCCTTTGATGCCGACGCTACAATTGCAATGATGCCAGACAAAATCAAAGGAGAAGCATCCAAGGCTATCAATTCTTGCAAAGGCGAGA GTGGAGCTGATGCTTGTGAAATCGCATTCAACATCCACAAGTGTTTGTACAAGGCAAATCCTCAG CTATACTTCCTCATCTAA
- the LOC136875484 gene encoding general odorant-binding protein 83a isoform X3, producing the protein MEAQDDDLKEMMDMLHQTCVEKISINEDLINRANKGDFVDDPNLKCYMKCIFVETSSMTEDGAFDADATIAMMPDKIKGEASKAINSCKGESGADACEIAFNIHKCLYKANPQLYFLI; encoded by the exons atggag GCCCAGGATGATGACCTGAAGGAAATGATGGATATGCTTCATCAAACATGTGTCGAGAAGATAAGTATTAATGAAG ATCTCATTAACCGAGCTAACAAAGGTGACTTCGTGGATGATCCAAACCTGAAG TGCTACATGAAATGCATATTCGTGGAAACCTCCAGT ATGACTGAAGATGGTGCCTTTGATGCCGACGCTACAATTGCAATGATGCCAGACAAAATCAAAGGAGAAGCATCCAAGGCTATCAATTCTTGCAAAGGCGAGA GTGGAGCTGATGCTTGTGAAATCGCATTCAACATCCACAAGTGTTTGTACAAGGCAAATCCTCAG CTATACTTCCTCATCTAA